One genomic segment of bacterium includes these proteins:
- a CDS encoding YbaB/EbfC family nucleoid-associated protein: MDLFKMLKEAQKMQATVAKARKEIQKLQMDVEKDGVKVTINGVFRITGLKINNDTLLSDKTKLEKAILSCLNEAFETMQKEAQKKMQELLKDLPINELGPFLS; the protein is encoded by the coding sequence ATGGATCTATTTAAAATGCTCAAAGAGGCTCAGAAGATGCAAGCCACTGTTGCAAAGGCAAGAAAAGAGATACAAAAACTCCAAATGGATGTTGAAAAAGATGGAGTTAAAGTAACCATTAACGGTGTTTTTAGGATAACGGGGCTAAAAATAAACAATGACACCCTTCTTTCAGACAAAACAAAGCTGGAAAAAGCCATATTATCATGTCTTAATGAGGCCTTTGAAACCATGCAAAAAGAGGCTCAGAAAAAGATGCAAGAACTATTGAAGGATTTACCAATAAATGAGCTGGGTCCCTTCCTCTCTTAA
- the dnaX gene encoding DNA polymerase III subunit gamma/tau: MNLAVKYRPKTFKDVVNQKHAVITLQNALATLSIASAYMFTGPRGIGKTTLARIFAKGLNCEKGVTPEPCGVCENCKEIEESRSVDVLEIDGASNRGIDQIRELRENVRFIPLKGRYKVIIIDEVHMLTQEAFNALLKTLEEPPKNVVFIFATTEPNRVPETVKSRTLRFDLKPLEKPFIVERLKKIAELENIGYESDEVLELIAEASTGGMRDAISLLEQAFIYSQGTITIEKIKELTGLLPTEIYQQILQNIIDKNPKKILETVEQVVAQGYSFEDFHKGFVKAAESLLKAFYGIEHNAFSSIASKFNEYQILFLLRVLKDMELDVKSATNPKIFVDFHLLRLTKIQSELELIGNINYIDTSFVSSPEKPKVSLEPSPVEGKTVTENPKRTEEDKNELIKYAIEKLKLREVSDGSI, from the coding sequence ATGAACCTTGCGGTAAAATATCGTCCGAAAACCTTTAAAGATGTGGTCAATCAGAAACATGCAGTAATCACTCTTCAAAACGCTCTTGCAACTCTGAGCATAGCGAGCGCCTACATGTTCACAGGTCCAAGAGGAATTGGAAAGACCACGCTTGCAAGAATCTTTGCCAAAGGGCTAAACTGCGAGAAGGGCGTGACCCCGGAGCCCTGTGGGGTATGTGAAAATTGTAAAGAAATTGAGGAATCAAGGAGCGTTGATGTTCTCGAAATCGATGGAGCGTCTAACAGGGGTATTGATCAGATCAGAGAATTAAGGGAAAATGTGCGCTTTATACCTTTAAAAGGGAGGTATAAGGTCATAATAATTGACGAAGTTCATATGCTTACCCAAGAGGCTTTTAATGCCCTGCTAAAAACCCTTGAAGAACCCCCGAAAAACGTAGTTTTTATCTTTGCCACCACCGAACCCAACAGGGTTCCTGAAACTGTTAAATCCAGAACTTTGCGTTTTGACCTTAAACCTTTGGAAAAACCATTTATTGTTGAGAGATTAAAGAAAATTGCAGAGTTGGAGAATATCGGCTATGAATCCGATGAAGTTCTTGAATTGATTGCAGAGGCCTCAACGGGTGGGATGAGAGATGCCATTTCTCTTCTCGAGCAGGCTTTCATTTATTCACAGGGGACCATTACTATCGAAAAAATAAAAGAATTAACAGGTCTTCTTCCCACAGAAATTTACCAGCAAATTCTACAAAACATAATTGACAAAAACCCAAAAAAGATATTGGAAACTGTTGAACAGGTTGTGGCACAAGGATACAGTTTTGAGGATTTCCATAAGGGATTTGTAAAGGCCGCAGAATCCCTACTTAAAGCCTTTTACGGAATAGAGCACAACGCCTTCTCGTCCATTGCATCAAAATTCAACGAATACCAAATTCTCTTCCTCCTTAGAGTATTAAAAGACATGGAACTCGACGTTAAGAGTGCCACTAATCCCAAAATCTTTGTAGATTTTCACCTTCTAAGGCTTACAAAAATTCAGTCCGAGCTCGAATTGATAGGAAACATAAACTACATAGACACCAGCTTTGTAAGTTCACCGGAAAAGCCAAAAGTATCACTGGAGCCTTCCCCTGTTGAAGGTAAGACAGTGACTGAAAATCCAAAGAGAACAGAAGAAGACAAAAATGAATTAATCAAATACGCTATAGAAAAATTAAAACTTCGGGAGGTAAGCGATGGATCTATTTAA
- a CDS encoding glycosyltransferase family 4 protein, with protein sequence MRVLVLGDNTSFHTYRWFEAYKSADFEVRALGFEDGESLCERLSPNGKGKLKYFLSIPKLKEVIREFKPDIIHAQMAGNYGLMAYLTGKPYILSLWGPDVVESPFKSVFHKTLIKKVIRNALLVHADSQLVRWFLEKGFGVDAEKIVVFPFGISSKFFEYEIEKPVGKINLISHRKLERLYGHDVILKAAKLLKERGVGFKLYIASFGSEEEKLKRLALKLGIANMVVFTGRLDEEDLISFLSKSHIFISSAYSDTTPNSLLEAMALKVYPVLSDLPVYREWVIDGLNGSYFRPGDEFDLADKLEHIIKNLSKLDIFLSINRLIVENLANWDKNFESFRNRLLIEFKKGAIK encoded by the coding sequence GTGAGAGTACTTGTACTTGGTGATAATACTTCCTTTCATACCTACCGCTGGTTTGAGGCATATAAGTCCGCGGACTTTGAAGTGAGGGCTTTAGGATTTGAAGATGGTGAATCCCTTTGTGAAAGATTGAGCCCCAATGGAAAGGGTAAGTTAAAGTATTTTCTTTCTATTCCTAAATTGAAAGAGGTAATCAGGGAATTTAAGCCGGATATAATCCATGCCCAGATGGCAGGCAATTACGGACTTATGGCTTATCTTACAGGGAAACCCTATATTTTGTCCCTTTGGGGTCCTGATGTGGTGGAATCTCCATTTAAGTCCGTGTTTCATAAAACATTGATAAAAAAGGTAATCAGAAATGCACTTCTCGTTCATGCTGATTCCCAACTGGTAAGATGGTTTTTGGAGAAAGGGTTTGGAGTTGATGCGGAGAAAATCGTTGTCTTCCCCTTTGGTATATCGAGTAAATTTTTCGAATACGAGATAGAAAAACCCGTAGGGAAAATTAATCTTATTTCACACAGGAAACTGGAGAGGCTTTATGGGCATGACGTTATTTTAAAAGCAGCGAAACTTTTAAAAGAAAGAGGAGTTGGTTTCAAGCTTTACATCGCCTCCTTTGGCTCTGAAGAAGAAAAATTAAAAAGATTGGCTCTGAAATTAGGGATTGCTAACATGGTTGTGTTTACTGGAAGACTGGATGAGGAAGATCTTATCTCATTTCTATCTAAGTCTCACATTTTTATTTCTTCTGCTTACAGCGATACTACTCCTAATTCTTTGCTGGAGGCAATGGCCTTAAAGGTATACCCTGTCCTCTCTGATCTTCCTGTTTACAGAGAATGGGTGATTGACGGATTGAATGGTTCTTACTTTAGGCCCGGTGATGAGTTTGACCTTGCCGACAAACTGGAGCACATCATTAAAAATCTTTCAAAACTGGACATCTTTCTATCAATAAACAGATTGATCGTGGAAAACCTGGCGAATTGGGACAAGAATTTTGAGAGTTTTAGAAATCGTTTACTAATCGAATTTAAAAAGGGTGCTATTAAATGA
- a CDS encoding glycosyltransferase, with protein sequence MKILFISYFFPPYAHATAVERTVLIAKYLSEFGHEIGIITARNYTFFQRDPSYLNYLPKTLMIARPSAIEPSTFSQRRSAPSGTSKKLFRNFLWPDSRVFWLINAVPASLTFVKDFRPDVIVSIAPPYTDLILGYLISRRFRIPHFVDLLDPWSDDLYNMYPNWWQKELTYFFEKKILEETRGVIVATYPMKWRLLERYKFLRPERVDNITFGIITENMEKVKEIDYSFPFTVLYLGTLQGSHKNPTGFIKAFAEFTKVHPDARLMIAGNVDKEVKDLIKQNLPAENVEFLGYIENEKVYTVVNRAHILWLLISRAPGFELVMPAKTISYLGFSRPILATVPEGWTAEFLRKLGVTVVDNDDVARIVRALEGLYQDYKRQNLKLLKKELVEEFEYSKIARKYEAFLKTAL encoded by the coding sequence ATGAAAATCCTTTTCATATCTTATTTTTTTCCGCCTTATGCCCATGCTACCGCAGTTGAGCGAACGGTGCTTATAGCGAAATACTTATCGGAATTTGGCCACGAAATAGGAATAATTACTGCGAGAAATTATACTTTTTTCCAACGGGATCCTTCTTATTTAAATTATCTTCCTAAAACTTTGATGATTGCGAGGCCCTCTGCCATTGAACCCTCGACTTTTTCACAAAGGCGGTCTGCCCCTTCAGGCACATCTAAGAAATTGTTTAGAAATTTTTTGTGGCCAGATTCAAGAGTGTTTTGGTTAATTAACGCTGTACCGGCAAGTCTTACCTTTGTGAAGGACTTCAGGCCAGATGTGATTGTTTCCATTGCGCCTCCTTATACCGATCTCATCCTTGGGTACTTGATAAGTCGGAGATTTCGTATACCACACTTCGTTGACCTCCTCGATCCGTGGTCAGATGATTTATACAATATGTATCCTAATTGGTGGCAAAAGGAGTTGACTTACTTTTTCGAAAAAAAAATTCTGGAAGAGACCAGAGGGGTTATAGTGGCTACCTACCCTATGAAATGGAGACTCTTAGAGCGTTACAAATTTCTTAGACCCGAGAGGGTGGATAACATCACCTTCGGGATAATAACAGAAAACATGGAAAAAGTGAAGGAAATTGATTACTCTTTCCCATTTACAGTGCTATATCTCGGCACCTTGCAAGGTAGCCATAAGAATCCTACCGGCTTTATAAAAGCCTTCGCAGAGTTTACAAAAGTTCATCCCGATGCCCGTTTGATGATTGCAGGAAATGTGGATAAAGAAGTTAAAGACCTCATAAAGCAAAATTTACCAGCGGAAAATGTCGAGTTTTTGGGTTATATTGAAAATGAGAAGGTTTATACAGTGGTAAACAGGGCACATATTCTATGGCTTTTAATATCCCGTGCCCCAGGATTTGAGCTGGTGATGCCGGCAAAAACCATATCCTATCTCGGGTTTTCAAGGCCCATTTTAGCTACTGTACCTGAAGGATGGACGGCAGAATTTTTAAGAAAACTGGGAGTCACGGTTGTTGATAACGATGATGTAGCGAGAATAGTAAGAGCACTGGAAGGTCTTTATCAGGATTATAAAAGACAAAATCTCAAATTATTGAAAAAAGAACTGGTAGAAGAGTTTGAATATTCTAAAATTGCACGGAAATACGAGGCTTTTTTGAAAACCGCTTTATAA
- a CDS encoding NAD-dependent epimerase/dehydratase family protein has product MRFLVAGGCGFIGSNLVKRLLDDGNEVCVVDDLSKGSLEKLDEYVSHKNLRFFKLDVTGKEIFDIPAKFDIVVDLVAYKIPRYSSGLKTLTVNTRGAENLLKIAVRDSAKFLMASTSDVYGKSTEFPYREDGDLVLGPSTSRRWAYAVSKIFNEHLAIAYHDEYGIKYVILRFFGVYGPHQHLDWWGGPVGVFLKNIHEGLPISIHGDGLQKRSFMYIDDAVECIFRSVNYPQAENEIINVGSSEEISILDLAKLIHRLAYPEKELKLEFIPYESFTQNYEDPRRRLGDFSKMKKILNFEPRYALKEGLLKFIEWFKKRQK; this is encoded by the coding sequence ATGAGATTCCTTGTCGCAGGTGGATGTGGTTTTATAGGGTCAAATCTTGTCAAAAGACTGCTTGACGATGGTAACGAAGTATGTGTGGTAGATGACCTTTCTAAGGGAAGCCTCGAAAAGTTGGATGAATATGTGAGCCACAAAAATTTAAGGTTCTTCAAACTTGATGTTACGGGCAAAGAGATTTTTGATATACCGGCAAAGTTTGATATAGTCGTAGACCTTGTGGCCTATAAGATTCCCCGTTATTCCAGTGGACTTAAAACTTTGACCGTGAATACTCGGGGGGCTGAAAACCTTTTGAAAATAGCGGTAAGAGATTCTGCAAAGTTTTTAATGGCTTCCACTTCTGATGTCTATGGTAAGTCCACCGAGTTTCCATACCGGGAAGATGGTGATCTGGTACTTGGTCCTTCCACATCGAGAAGGTGGGCCTATGCCGTTTCAAAAATTTTCAATGAACACTTAGCCATTGCTTATCACGATGAATATGGGATAAAGTATGTTATTCTGAGATTTTTCGGCGTTTACGGTCCTCATCAACACTTAGACTGGTGGGGTGGGCCTGTGGGTGTGTTTTTAAAGAACATTCATGAAGGCCTTCCCATTTCGATCCACGGAGACGGATTGCAAAAAAGGAGTTTTATGTATATTGACGATGCTGTGGAATGTATTTTTAGGTCGGTAAATTATCCTCAAGCAGAGAATGAAATAATAAATGTAGGAAGTTCCGAAGAAATCAGTATTCTTGACCTTGCAAAGTTAATACATAGGTTAGCTTACCCCGAAAAAGAATTGAAACTCGAGTTTATCCCCTACGAGAGCTTTACCCAAAACTATGAGGACCCACGCAGAAGGCTTGGGGATTTTTCAAAAATGAAAAAAATTCTAAATTTTGAGCCCAGGTATGCACTGAAAGAAGGGCTTTTAAAATTTATTGAGTGGTTTAAAAAGAGACAAAAGTAA
- a CDS encoding radical SAM protein, with protein MDKTYKASNYNFYSHNYVYNLRQRSLLKLNDPVLNALQNNDFKNIPFHVMNLLLTSGIVVEGIDELKLLEFWLSSKSFNTNTISIAYIPNYSCNFKCTYCYAESVRNIQRWESENSFENFLKWIENLLILTEPRNFEITFHGGEPLLSKEEIVLLSKRINNLCEKHEVRLKDISLVTNGSLLDKEFIEELVKLKIPCRVLVTLDGTEEVHNIRRFDIEGKGTFQRIVNNKILLLDLGVYVTLGFNYDRQNYKDIPKFLDFLVEKGFNKKPNFRLIFGAVRRGLHQEEVVHFKKFKMQQEESAKVLIWAYEEALARGIRIVEPLGAGLCTFKKPWSFIVDYKGDVFKCVTMAGHDEAKIGTIYTPIEVLLQKCIDYVLPYHWERYSSCRKCIYLPACLGGYFEQALLRKEKFDCRKKYFENLFPNLIDLMVKLYEKYPELIRSPKFEQILGNGQIRDE; from the coding sequence ATGGACAAAACTTATAAGGCTTCGAATTACAACTTTTATAGCCATAATTATGTTTATAATCTGAGACAAAGAAGCCTTTTAAAGCTTAATGATCCAGTATTAAATGCGCTTCAGAACAACGATTTTAAAAATATACCATTTCATGTGATGAATCTACTCCTCACGTCAGGAATTGTAGTTGAGGGAATTGATGAGCTTAAACTTCTGGAATTTTGGCTTTCGTCGAAGAGCTTTAACACAAATACTATTAGTATAGCATATATTCCGAATTACAGTTGTAATTTCAAATGCACTTATTGTTATGCTGAATCGGTCCGTAATATTCAGCGGTGGGAAAGTGAAAATTCCTTTGAAAACTTTCTAAAGTGGATTGAAAATCTTCTTATTCTTACTGAACCTCGGAATTTTGAGATAACATTTCATGGAGGCGAACCTCTTCTCTCGAAGGAGGAGATTGTTTTGCTTAGCAAAAGAATAAATAACCTCTGCGAAAAACACGAAGTCAGGCTGAAGGATATTTCTCTTGTAACTAATGGAAGCTTACTTGATAAAGAATTTATTGAAGAATTGGTGAAGCTTAAAATACCTTGTAGGGTTCTTGTAACACTTGATGGCACCGAGGAAGTTCACAACATACGCAGGTTTGATATTGAAGGTAAAGGGACTTTTCAGAGAATAGTTAACAATAAAATTCTCTTACTCGATCTTGGGGTTTATGTTACCTTAGGCTTTAACTATGATAGGCAAAACTATAAAGATATTCCTAAATTCCTGGACTTTCTCGTTGAAAAAGGTTTTAACAAGAAGCCTAATTTTCGATTGATATTTGGAGCTGTGAGGAGGGGATTACATCAGGAGGAGGTTGTTCATTTCAAAAAATTCAAAATGCAACAAGAAGAATCTGCAAAGGTTCTTATCTGGGCTTACGAAGAAGCATTAGCAAGAGGAATAAGAATTGTTGAGCCTCTTGGCGCAGGATTGTGTACGTTCAAAAAGCCGTGGAGTTTTATCGTAGATTACAAAGGGGATGTTTTTAAGTGCGTTACTATGGCTGGTCATGATGAAGCGAAGATTGGCACTATTTACACTCCTATTGAGGTCCTCTTACAAAAGTGTATCGATTACGTTCTCCCTTATCACTGGGAGCGTTATTCTTCCTGTAGAAAATGTATTTATCTGCCGGCATGTCTCGGGGGTTACTTCGAGCAAGCTTTGTTAAGAAAAGAGAAATTTGACTGCAGGAAGAAGTACTTTGAAAATTTATTTCCAAATCTTATTGATCTCATGGTTAAGTTATATGAAAAATATCCTGAATTAATTAGAAGTCCAAAGTTTGAACAAATTTTGGGAAATGGGCAAATTCGAGATGAATGA
- a CDS encoding ATP-binding cassette domain-containing protein — translation MSCPIIVRDLRKVYRRHLKEPGIKGTLGNFFVGKYLEVEALKGVSFEISQAEFVGYIGPNGAGKTTTMKILSGILYPTSGEVKVLGYYPPERNRNFLKRISFIMGQKTQLWWDLPAMDSFLLYKKIYEVPDKEFDSEVNELAKLLNVSDLLKIPLRKLSLGERMKMELIAGLLHKPDVIFLDEPTIGLDFISQEKIHEFLKYYNEQKGATIILTSHYVRDIEKLCKRIIFIHKGQIYYDGERASFIDKFTKNRVIIVRFRKDVPPGLERLGRILDISGNEVRIEVSKDDLQRTLQEIVKKSEFEGVFVEELSLEDALKEVFEGIQNEKIQ, via the coding sequence ATGAGTTGCCCAATTATTGTTCGTGACCTTAGAAAGGTATATAGAAGGCATTTGAAAGAACCAGGTATTAAAGGTACACTTGGGAATTTTTTTGTTGGAAAGTACTTAGAAGTTGAGGCTTTAAAAGGGGTATCTTTTGAGATTTCTCAAGCTGAATTTGTGGGATATATAGGTCCAAATGGGGCTGGTAAAACGACGACGATGAAGATTTTGTCTGGAATCCTTTACCCCACAAGTGGAGAAGTTAAAGTTCTCGGATATTATCCACCTGAAAGAAATCGTAATTTCCTGAAAAGAATCTCTTTTATAATGGGTCAAAAGACTCAGCTGTGGTGGGACCTTCCCGCGATGGATTCCTTCTTACTCTACAAGAAAATCTACGAAGTTCCTGATAAGGAGTTCGACAGTGAAGTTAATGAACTGGCTAAGCTTTTGAATGTGTCAGATCTTTTGAAGATTCCCCTCCGGAAGCTTTCTCTCGGCGAGAGGATGAAGATGGAGCTTATTGCGGGTCTTTTACATAAACCTGACGTAATTTTTCTCGACGAGCCCACCATCGGATTAGATTTTATATCTCAGGAAAAAATTCATGAGTTTTTAAAGTACTACAATGAACAAAAGGGGGCAACCATTATACTTACCAGCCATTACGTGAGGGATATCGAAAAGCTCTGTAAGAGAATCATCTTCATTCACAAGGGGCAAATCTATTATGATGGAGAAAGAGCTTCTTTTATTGATAAGTTCACGAAGAATCGGGTAATTATTGTGAGATTTAGAAAAGATGTTCCCCCAGGGCTGGAAAGGTTAGGCAGGATTCTTGATATTAGTGGCAATGAGGTCCGTATAGAAGTATCTAAGGATGATTTACAACGGACTCTTCAAGAGATCGTTAAAAAAAGTGAGTTTGAAGGTGTCTTCGTTGAAGAACTTTCTCTAGAGGACGCTCTGAAGGAGGTCTTTGAGGGGATTCAGAATGAAAAGATTCAGTAA
- a CDS encoding ABC-2 family transporter protein, whose protein sequence is MKRFSKYFQVVINTVAESTEFRFNHVLSFLVISLPLIFTVLLWKKVFGDTGQIGLFDLKNMVTYYFLVVLLQDITYPGPFWEIIDHIREGGLNVFLSKPIGYPGYIFALKIGINIPYLFMSGVILILLGIMAGFNKYLILPPNPLSFACFILSFSLAVCSGFMFSFIFSALTFWLEEGRGIEVFLEFLIGLSSGMLLPVSLYPRGLKAFCSILPFRYVLNFPIEIYLGVVKGRELIEGLANQVMWCILAFLILRIVWKSGLKKYEAVGA, encoded by the coding sequence ATGAAAAGATTCAGTAAATATTTTCAGGTTGTTATTAACACTGTTGCTGAAAGTACCGAGTTTAGATTCAATCATGTTCTTAGCTTTCTTGTCATATCACTGCCATTGATATTTACTGTTTTGTTGTGGAAAAAGGTCTTCGGGGATACGGGGCAGATTGGTTTGTTCGACCTCAAAAATATGGTAACTTACTATTTTCTGGTCGTGCTTCTTCAGGATATTACATATCCAGGCCCTTTTTGGGAGATTATCGATCATATAAGAGAGGGTGGACTTAATGTCTTTCTCAGTAAACCAATCGGTTATCCTGGTTACATTTTCGCGCTAAAAATAGGTATTAACATTCCATATCTATTCATGTCGGGTGTGATTCTTATTTTGTTAGGCATAATGGCAGGCTTTAATAAATACCTTATTTTACCCCCAAATCCATTAAGTTTTGCTTGTTTCATATTATCTTTTTCCCTTGCTGTCTGCTCTGGATTTATGTTTTCTTTTATTTTCAGTGCTCTTACTTTCTGGTTAGAAGAAGGAAGGGGTATTGAGGTGTTCCTTGAGTTTTTGATTGGCCTCTCAAGCGGAATGCTCTTGCCGGTTTCATTATATCCCAGGGGCCTTAAAGCATTTTGCAGTATATTACCCTTCCGGTATGTTCTGAACTTTCCCATAGAAATATATTTGGGGGTTGTCAAAGGGAGAGAATTAATAGAAGGGCTTGCCAATCAGGTTATGTGGTGCATTTTGGCATTCCTAATTCTCAGAATTGTTTGGAAATCGGGATTGAAAAAGTATGAAGCAGTGGGTGCATAG
- a CDS encoding ABC-2 family transporter protein: MKQWVHRLKYYISLWGEFLSMQIKRETIFRGSFLLEIVSYIFWFVFNVFFFGVIFSHTKSIGGWGPYEVLTLVSINQLIVALYDSFLGPNLRRFQTYIERGDFDIFLIKPVDLQFFVSTRFMDLKSLFSIPVAILTLIFSLSVRGNPPGVLELLIFFLCFLIGLLIRYGLGFLVMSLSFYFVRVSALHALQRELLSFAGYPLSIYEKFAKVFFTFILPVALIANLPAQALLKYRISSGIFIYSCVFAAFILIFSRKFFYHAIRRYESASS, from the coding sequence ATGAAGCAGTGGGTGCATAGATTGAAGTATTATATTTCGCTGTGGGGTGAATTTCTTTCGATGCAGATCAAGAGAGAGACAATCTTTAGAGGGAGTTTTTTGCTCGAGATAGTTTCTTACATCTTTTGGTTTGTGTTCAATGTTTTCTTTTTTGGGGTAATTTTCTCTCATACGAAATCGATTGGTGGATGGGGGCCTTATGAGGTTCTTACCCTGGTTTCAATCAATCAATTGATAGTGGCACTTTATGATAGTTTTTTAGGGCCAAATTTAAGAAGGTTTCAAACTTACATTGAAAGGGGAGATTTTGACATCTTCCTCATAAAACCTGTTGACCTTCAGTTTTTTGTATCTACCCGATTTATGGATCTAAAGTCTCTTTTTTCTATACCCGTGGCTATTCTAACTCTGATATTTTCCCTTTCTGTGCGGGGGAACCCGCCCGGCGTTTTGGAACTCCTGATTTTCTTTTTGTGTTTCTTGATAGGTCTTTTGATACGCTATGGCTTGGGATTTTTGGTGATGTCCCTTTCTTTTTACTTCGTAAGGGTATCAGCCCTTCATGCTCTCCAGAGGGAGTTGCTTTCCTTTGCAGGTTATCCACTTTCTATATATGAAAAATTTGCAAAAGTTTTTTTTACTTTTATTTTACCCGTCGCTCTTATTGCAAATCTGCCTGCACAGGCCCTTTTGAAATATCGTATTAGTAGCGGAATATTTATTTACAGTTGCGTCTTTGCAGCTTTTATTCTTATTTTTTCAAGGAAATTTTTTTATCACGCCATAAGGAGGTACGAAAGTGCTAGTAGTTAA
- a CDS encoding MBL fold metallo-hydrolase, whose translation MGVEVKKFEVGPLSTNCYILFDRLSREGIIIDPGLEDAKIDQFIKNEKINLLAIFLTHGHFDHIMGIGHYSNLFDIPVYIHKLDHPMLLDPVKNHSDFFGIPFVFEGKTILIEEEESIHIGPFSLQIIETPGHTRGSICILTCNFLFSGDTLFVDTVGRTDFPESAPEKLEKSLKKLSELDDGITVHPGHMASAKMSIIRTKNPFLKL comes from the coding sequence ATGGGAGTAGAAGTTAAAAAATTCGAAGTAGGTCCTTTAAGCACCAATTGCTACATTTTATTTGACCGCTTATCGAGAGAGGGTATTATCATTGACCCAGGTTTAGAAGATGCAAAAATTGACCAATTCATTAAGAATGAAAAAATCAATCTCCTTGCTATTTTTCTGACGCACGGCCATTTTGACCACATTATGGGGATCGGACATTACTCAAATCTCTTCGATATTCCAGTTTATATTCATAAACTCGACCATCCTATGCTATTAGATCCAGTAAAAAACCACTCGGATTTCTTCGGCATACCCTTTGTTTTTGAAGGTAAAACAATTTTGATTGAAGAGGAAGAATCTATTCACATAGGCCCATTCTCCCTTCAAATAATCGAAACGCCTGGCCATACAAGGGGATCAATTTGTATTTTAACCTGCAACTTCCTCTTTTCTGGTGACACTCTTTTTGTAGACACTGTCGGCCGTACGGACTTTCCAGAGAGCGCACCAGAAAAGCTTGAAAAATCTCTCAAAAAACTATCAGAACTTGACGACGGTATTACTGTCCACCCAGGCCATATGGCAAGCGCAAAAATGTCCATTATAAGAACAAAAAACCCCTTCCTGAAACTTTAA
- a CDS encoding glycine--tRNA ligase subunit alpha — protein MLTFQDLILKLSRYYADLGCVIGQPYNSEVGAGTFNPLTFLRSLGRKPWKAAYVEITRRPKDGRYAENPNRVQQYHQFQVILKPAPENSQEIYLNSLRYIGIDIEKHDIRFVEDDWESPTLGAWGLGWEVWLDGLEITQFTYFQQVGGIDLEVIPVELTYGLERIAMYIQKVDSIFDLVWAPGVTWGDIYRRFEQEFSVYNYEKSDTKLLMELFKKFEKDAEHLLKEGLLYPGYDFVIKLSHIFNLLDARGAISPSERQSYILRIRNLARLAAKVYLEAENE, from the coding sequence ATGCTTACGTTCCAGGATTTGATTTTAAAGCTTTCTCGCTACTACGCAGACCTTGGATGTGTAATCGGTCAGCCATATAACTCCGAAGTCGGGGCAGGTACATTTAATCCTTTGACTTTTTTGAGATCTCTTGGAAGGAAGCCCTGGAAGGCTGCTTATGTCGAAATTACGAGGCGTCCGAAGGATGGAAGATATGCTGAAAATCCCAATAGAGTTCAACAATATCATCAGTTCCAGGTTATTTTAAAGCCTGCCCCTGAAAACTCTCAGGAGATTTATTTGAATTCTTTGAGGTACATAGGAATTGATATCGAAAAGCATGACATCCGCTTTGTTGAAGATGACTGGGAGTCACCAACCCTTGGGGCCTGGGGGTTGGGTTGGGAAGTGTGGCTTGATGGTCTGGAAATAACACAGTTTACCTATTTCCAGCAGGTTGGAGGTATAGATCTGGAAGTAATTCCTGTTGAGCTAACTTATGGATTAGAGCGTATTGCGATGTATATTCAAAAGGTTGATTCGATTTTTGACCTTGTTTGGGCACCTGGGGTGACCTGGGGAGATATTTACAGAAGATTTGAACAAGAGTTTTCGGTTTACAATTACGAAAAGAGCGATACCAAGTTGCTTATGGAGCTTTTTAAGAAATTTGAAAAGGATGCGGAGCATCTTCTGAAAGAAGGGCTTCTTTACCCGGGTTATGACTTCGTAATAAAACTTTCTCACATCTTTAATCTCCTTGACGCCAGAGGTGCAATTTCACCATCGGAAAGGCAGTCCTATATTTTGAGAATCAGGAATCTCGCAAGACTTGCAGCTAAGGTATATCTGGAGGCAGAAAATGAGTGA